One segment of Fibrobacter sp. UWB10 DNA contains the following:
- the gmk gene encoding guanylate kinase, with product MRNKLFVMSAASGAGKTTLKDLVIKDFPDIKYSISATTRKPREGEVDGVHYFFKTKEEFEKLIKEDGLIEWNEVHGNYYGTPKSFVEKTLAEGNRVIFDLDVFGKVNFDKVYPDATGILILPPSEEELEKRLRGRGTDSEEVIQLRLKNAKKEMEFAKTQGKYEYVIINDDLQRAANELREILKKK from the coding sequence ATGCGCAATAAATTATTCGTTATGAGCGCCGCTAGCGGCGCAGGCAAGACCACCCTCAAGGATTTGGTCATCAAAGATTTCCCGGATATCAAGTATTCCATTTCGGCCACCACGCGCAAGCCGCGCGAAGGCGAAGTTGACGGCGTTCATTATTTCTTCAAGACTAAGGAAGAATTCGAAAAGCTCATCAAGGAAGATGGCCTGATCGAATGGAACGAAGTCCACGGGAATTACTACGGCACTCCCAAGAGTTTTGTCGAAAAGACGCTTGCCGAAGGGAACCGCGTGATTTTTGACCTCGACGTTTTTGGCAAGGTAAACTTCGACAAAGTTTACCCCGACGCTACCGGCATTCTGATTTTACCGCCCAGCGAAGAAGAACTTGAAAAGCGCCTGCGCGGTCGTGGCACCGATTCCGAAGAAGTGATTCAGCTCCGCCTGAAGAACGCCAAGAAAGAAATGGAATTCGCCAAGACGCAGGGCAAGTACGAATACGTCATCATCAACGACGACTTGCAGCGCGCCGCCAACGAACTCCGCGAAATTTTAAAGAAAAAATAA
- a CDS encoding M15 family metallopeptidase gives MAFAHETDSLFVPPKPEKPLRYCSSVKKWIAFATADSNMVEITHLKGVRMDLRYATFENVTGHDLYCGVQRAFVHKDAAAKLRKAVKIMEREMPGSVLVIFDASRPLYAQEALRKTVRGTPYSAYVSSPATGGLHNFGLALDLGIIGADGNLLDMGTDFDSFERCAGEVGEAEALKSGRLTQEQVDNRNKLRKIMRGAGWVPLGSEWWHFNAYPSKYVRENYPKFPF, from the coding sequence ATGGCTTTTGCTCATGAGACTGATTCTCTGTTTGTTCCGCCGAAGCCCGAAAAGCCTTTGCGTTATTGCAGTTCCGTCAAGAAGTGGATTGCTTTTGCGACGGCAGATTCCAACATGGTCGAAATCACCCATTTGAAGGGCGTGCGCATGGACTTGCGCTACGCCACCTTTGAAAACGTGACGGGGCATGATTTGTACTGTGGCGTGCAGCGCGCCTTTGTGCATAAGGATGCGGCAGCCAAGCTCCGCAAGGCCGTGAAGATTATGGAGCGTGAAATGCCAGGTTCTGTGCTCGTGATTTTTGATGCCTCGCGGCCGTTGTATGCGCAAGAGGCTTTGCGAAAGACCGTTCGCGGAACGCCTTATTCAGCCTACGTGTCTTCGCCGGCCACAGGCGGGCTCCATAACTTTGGCCTGGCGCTAGATTTGGGAATTATCGGTGCCGATGGCAACTTGCTTGACATGGGCACGGACTTTGATTCTTTTGAACGCTGCGCGGGCGAAGTCGGCGAAGCGGAAGCTTTAAAGAGCGGGCGCTTGACGCAGGAGCAAGTGGACAACCGTAACAAACTTCGCAAGATTATGCGCGGGGCGGGCTGGGTCCCGCTCGGCAGTGAATGGTGGCATTTTAATGCCTATCCGAGCAAGTACGTGCGCGAAAACTATCCGAAGTTCCCTTTTTAG
- a CDS encoding DUF349 domain-containing protein: MSLFDAFKPKWQNSNPDKRLEAIAELGADNQDVLERIAESDTDASVRIAAVKKLTIISTLKKISENDSDEEVKRTAKTRYLEEVVKKLKTEAQPSAEDLAYLQDIKDTHFAEDLLKGVNTAGLVRAELVKICTKQSILALAANRDLDEDIAMTAARKVTSDSLLQDIAKNSRQPEVRKAANERIRARKDAEDNGKKAAELLASKREALVQQAHFFAAQKDPLAVKSQFESLMDEAAKLGMGDKQATIDEVYASFKKFCDEADAARIAAEKAEAEKQAKIASLTAALDELETLISENKVADNAERVDAILAECAAGKSLMKAAWVKRYNNASFKAQDLRKVKEVVVDVPEGTDESVRPELLERLKALADTDVNDMTKKHLHAIVREWEKLPLLEGEDPMLQSYNALRNTLSGKITAYDDDAQKRFEENSTKLKAIIDKVKALDENEDFRDLNKKVRDFYQQWKEIVGENKFKYHDLWQEYKAATARFQEMQQWENWHNEKDRDDLLLEMDALTKEAGSQAVLAKLKDITNRWKEIGPISAAKLQEYRDHFQANYEKIKENCAGFIEEMNAERQKNLADKEALCAKIEELVKNTEMFWKDKYKAMQEIQEQWKAIGMVPKENVAALTERFKAATTAYYAQHKENLKAEDENREANYEKKVALCMEAEALKESSDWNATSNKLKQLQESWKAVGPVPKSKSDEIWTRFRTACDSFFEKKRAHFEEMDASKQKNLDAKNALCEKLEAMEAAAQGTLDELKAMEAEWKAIGMVPKEAIETISNRYNTVYNKILERLAHADSTLAQGLDVIKEKKNAMIDKVRQFAESAGSNQLADAVRELQKEWRELGFCGLEDMDLYKKFREACDDFFTRRRDQLDIQEQARQNNLQKKLLLCEQAEDLLTDLSEQTVGASMNKVKHLRRLWKEVGAVPREHSEKTWQRFNTACDKVFAFGRKDKEEAPAVAAAPAEA; the protein is encoded by the coding sequence ATGAGCTTATTTGACGCCTTTAAACCGAAGTGGCAAAATTCCAACCCCGACAAGCGACTGGAAGCTATCGCTGAATTGGGTGCGGACAACCAGGATGTTCTGGAACGTATTGCCGAGTCCGATACCGATGCTTCTGTAAGGATTGCTGCCGTAAAGAAGTTGACAATCATTTCTACTCTGAAAAAGATTTCGGAAAATGATTCCGACGAAGAAGTGAAGCGTACCGCTAAGACTCGTTATTTGGAAGAAGTGGTCAAAAAGCTTAAAACCGAGGCCCAACCGAGTGCCGAGGATCTAGCTTATCTGCAAGATATCAAGGATACGCATTTTGCCGAAGATCTGCTCAAGGGTGTGAACACTGCAGGTCTCGTTCGTGCAGAACTCGTAAAGATTTGTACCAAACAGTCCATTTTGGCCCTTGCCGCTAATCGCGACTTGGACGAAGATATTGCAATGACGGCTGCACGCAAGGTGACCTCCGACTCCTTGCTCCAGGATATTGCAAAGAACTCCAGACAGCCCGAAGTTCGTAAGGCTGCAAACGAAAGAATCCGCGCAAGAAAAGATGCAGAAGACAACGGTAAAAAGGCGGCCGAACTCTTGGCAAGCAAGCGCGAAGCTCTTGTACAGCAAGCTCATTTCTTTGCAGCACAGAAGGATCCTCTGGCTGTCAAGTCTCAGTTTGAATCTTTGATGGATGAAGCCGCAAAGCTTGGCATGGGCGACAAGCAGGCGACTATTGACGAAGTTTATGCAAGCTTCAAGAAGTTCTGCGACGAAGCGGATGCTGCTCGCATTGCTGCTGAAAAGGCCGAAGCTGAAAAGCAGGCGAAGATTGCATCTCTCACTGCAGCTCTCGATGAACTTGAAACCTTGATTTCTGAAAACAAGGTGGCTGACAACGCCGAACGCGTGGACGCTATTCTTGCTGAATGTGCCGCAGGCAAGTCTCTGATGAAAGCCGCTTGGGTCAAGCGTTATAATAATGCTTCTTTCAAGGCTCAGGATTTGCGCAAGGTTAAAGAAGTTGTGGTCGATGTTCCTGAAGGAACTGACGAATCGGTTCGACCGGAACTGCTGGAACGCCTTAAGGCCTTGGCAGATACCGATGTGAACGACATGACCAAGAAACATTTGCATGCCATTGTGCGTGAATGGGAAAAGCTTCCGCTTTTGGAAGGCGAAGACCCGATGTTGCAGAGCTACAATGCATTGCGTAACACGCTTTCGGGCAAGATTACCGCTTACGATGATGACGCCCAGAAGCGTTTCGAAGAAAATTCGACAAAGCTCAAGGCCATTATCGATAAGGTAAAGGCTCTCGACGAAAACGAAGACTTCCGCGACTTGAACAAGAAGGTTCGCGACTTCTACCAGCAGTGGAAAGAAATCGTGGGCGAAAACAAGTTCAAGTATCACGACTTGTGGCAGGAATACAAGGCTGCAACCGCTCGTTTCCAGGAAATGCAGCAGTGGGAAAACTGGCACAACGAAAAGGACCGCGACGACTTGCTCCTTGAAATGGATGCGCTGACCAAGGAAGCGGGCAGCCAGGCCGTTCTTGCTAAGCTCAAGGATATTACGAACCGCTGGAAAGAAATCGGACCTATCTCTGCTGCCAAGCTGCAGGAATATCGCGACCACTTCCAGGCGAACTACGAAAAGATTAAGGAAAACTGCGCCGGCTTTATCGAAGAGATGAATGCGGAACGCCAGAAGAACTTGGCCGACAAGGAAGCCCTTTGCGCCAAGATTGAAGAACTTGTCAAGAACACGGAAATGTTCTGGAAGGACAAGTACAAGGCTATGCAGGAAATCCAGGAACAGTGGAAGGCTATCGGTATGGTGCCCAAGGAAAATGTGGCTGCCCTTACCGAACGCTTTAAGGCTGCAACGACTGCTTACTATGCACAGCATAAGGAAAACTTGAAGGCCGAAGACGAAAACCGCGAAGCCAACTATGAAAAGAAGGTGGCTCTCTGCATGGAAGCCGAAGCTCTCAAGGAATCCAGCGACTGGAATGCTACTTCGAACAAATTAAAACAGCTCCAGGAATCTTGGAAGGCCGTGGGTCCCGTGCCCAAGAGCAAGTCCGACGAAATTTGGACTCGTTTCCGCACGGCATGCGACAGCTTCTTCGAAAAGAAGCGTGCTCATTTTGAAGAAATGGATGCTTCGAAGCAGAAGAATCTGGATGCCAAGAACGCTCTGTGCGAAAAGCTCGAAGCTATGGAAGCCGCTGCCCAGGGTACGCTTGACGAACTCAAGGCAATGGAAGCTGAATGGAAGGCTATCGGCATGGTTCCGAAGGAAGCCATCGAAACCATCAGCAATCGCTACAACACGGTTTACAACAAGATTCTTGAACGCCTCGCTCACGCTGATTCGACCTTGGCTCAGGGCCTCGACGTGATTAAGGAAAAGAAGAACGCGATGATCGATAAGGTTCGCCAGTTTGCCGAAAGCGCTGGCTCTAACCAGCTTGCAGACGCCGTTCGCGAACTCCAGAAGGAATGGCGCGAACTTGGATTCTGCGGCTTGGAAGATATGGACCTGTACAAGAAGTTCCGCGAAGCTTGCGATGACTTCTTTACTCGCCGTCGCGACCAGCTCGACATTCAGGAACAGGCTCGCCAGAACAACTTGCAGAAGAAGCTGTTGCTCTGCGAACAGGCCGAAGACTTGCTGACTGACTTGAGCGAACAGACTGTCGGTGCCTCGATGAACAAGGTGAAGCACCTGCGTCGTTTGTGGAAGGAAGTGGGCGCCGTGCCTCGCGAACATTCCGAAAAGACCTGGCAGCGCTTCAATACCGCTTGCGACAAGGTGTTTGCCTTTGGCCGCAAGGACAAGGAAGAAGCTCCGGCTGTAGCAGCTGCTCCGGCAGAAGCTTAG
- a CDS encoding glycosyltransferase family 2 protein has protein sequence MLLSVIIPVFNEEEIVAETYRVLEEELKNIEHELIFVNDGSKDRTREIVESLLPGNPNNKIINFSRNFGHQAAFSAGLDHSTGDAVVIIDGDLQDPPSLIHEMLEKWREGYQVVYAQRNKRKGETIFKRFTAFCFYRLIGKLTSIDIPPDTGDFRLMDRCVVNQLTNLPERSRFLRGLVCWVGFKKIGVKYDRAERTAGTSKYPLKKMVRLALDGITGFSSAPLKISFYAGLFATVVGLGVLIWSILEKFLSPATTVPGWASLMTAIVFFGGIQLMSIGIMGEYIGRIYDEVKQRPLYIEDKK, from the coding sequence ATGCTGTTATCTGTCATTATTCCAGTCTTTAACGAAGAAGAAATCGTTGCAGAAACCTACCGCGTTCTCGAAGAAGAACTCAAGAATATTGAACACGAGCTCATCTTCGTAAACGATGGTTCCAAGGACCGTACCCGCGAAATCGTAGAATCGCTTTTGCCGGGCAACCCGAACAACAAGATTATCAACTTCAGCCGCAATTTCGGCCACCAGGCCGCATTCAGCGCAGGCCTCGATCATTCTACAGGCGATGCCGTGGTAATTATTGACGGCGACTTGCAAGACCCGCCGAGCCTGATTCACGAAATGCTCGAAAAGTGGCGCGAAGGTTATCAGGTCGTTTACGCCCAGCGTAACAAGCGCAAAGGCGAAACCATTTTCAAGCGCTTTACCGCCTTCTGCTTCTACCGCCTGATTGGCAAGCTCACCAGCATCGACATCCCGCCTGACACCGGCGACTTCCGCCTGATGGACCGTTGCGTGGTGAATCAGCTCACGAACCTGCCCGAACGTAGCCGTTTCTTGCGCGGGCTCGTATGCTGGGTCGGCTTCAAGAAGATTGGCGTCAAGTACGACCGCGCTGAACGTACCGCAGGCACTTCCAAGTACCCGCTCAAGAAGATGGTGCGCCTCGCCCTCGACGGCATTACCGGATTCAGTTCCGCACCGCTCAAGATTAGTTTCTACGCTGGATTGTTCGCGACTGTCGTCGGTCTCGGCGTGTTGATTTGGTCGATTCTCGAAAAATTCCTCAGCCCCGCAACAACCGTTCCCGGCTGGGCATCGCTCATGACAGCCATCGTATTCTTCGGCGGCATCCAGCTGATGTCTATTGGCATTATGGGTGAATACATCGGCCGTATTTACGACGAAGTCAAACAGCGTCCGCTTTATATTGAAGACAAGAAGTAA
- a CDS encoding L-threonylcarbamoyladenylate synthase → MQFPPWTSIDDAARLLHDGQVVAIPTETVYGLAGNAYLPSALAQIFAIKERPTFDPLIVHICEISQLADIAENIPEAAYALAKAYWPGPMTMILPKKECIPDLCTSGLPSVAVRFPSHPVAQEIIWKAGVPLAAPSANLFKHVSPTTAEHVAAQLADRGLAGIVDGGPCNVGVESTIVSLVGEPTVLRPGAITPEMIAKVIGDVKIKESTSKPGQAMAAPGQCDTHYRPQVPLLYGEIPAGFTLPEHCVRIAFGNTPGVIPATLNLSESGNMLEATAKLYAYMHDLDDPKYDLILVDPIPNVGVGMALNDRLKRASIKILR, encoded by the coding sequence ATGCAATTTCCTCCTTGGACAAGTATTGACGATGCCGCGCGCCTGCTCCACGATGGACAGGTGGTCGCGATTCCGACCGAGACTGTTTACGGCCTTGCGGGTAATGCTTATTTGCCGTCGGCCCTGGCGCAGATTTTTGCGATTAAGGAACGCCCGACTTTTGACCCGCTGATTGTTCACATTTGCGAGATTTCGCAGTTGGCTGACATTGCCGAAAATATTCCCGAGGCGGCGTATGCGTTGGCGAAGGCTTATTGGCCGGGCCCGATGACCATGATTCTGCCCAAGAAAGAATGCATTCCGGATTTGTGTACGAGCGGACTCCCGTCTGTAGCGGTGAGATTCCCGTCGCATCCGGTGGCGCAAGAAATTATCTGGAAGGCGGGCGTGCCGCTCGCTGCTCCTAGTGCGAATTTGTTCAAACACGTGAGCCCGACGACGGCAGAACATGTGGCGGCACAGCTGGCCGACCGTGGCCTTGCTGGAATCGTGGATGGCGGCCCCTGCAACGTGGGCGTAGAAAGTACGATTGTCTCTTTAGTGGGCGAGCCGACGGTGCTTCGACCGGGTGCGATTACGCCCGAGATGATTGCAAAAGTCATCGGTGATGTGAAAATTAAGGAATCGACTTCTAAGCCTGGGCAAGCGATGGCCGCGCCGGGGCAGTGCGATACGCACTACCGCCCGCAGGTTCCGCTGCTCTATGGCGAAATACCTGCCGGCTTTACGTTGCCGGAACACTGCGTGCGGATTGCCTTCGGCAATACCCCCGGCGTGATTCCTGCAACGCTGAATCTGTCGGAATCGGGCAATATGCTAGAGGCGACAGCCAAGCTGTACGCCTACATGCATGACTTGGATGACCCCAAGTACGACTTGATTCTGGTAGACCCGATTCCGAATGTCGGAGTCGGTATGGCCTTAAATGACCGCTTAAAACGCGCAAGTATAAAAATTTTGCGTTAG
- the priA gene encoding primosomal protein N' — protein sequence MTKRIPKLSAPEEVHQKIKSELLTDFCEVYIPMAPDVYTYGVPAGYRLTRGDVVWVQFATRKKPALAVVSKVHQDRPKFDVRPAYPHQSGYRFSERYMEMLEWTARYYISTPMKALFVFWPSDFEKYLDALAFTKGEASPSHEPQGSPATPSAGSHPATPPNAQALTLEQTNAFNTLCEELNKTGFRGVLLHGVTGSGKTRVYQELALEALKQNKKVLILVPEIGLTPQTRKRFEDFLQVPIVVLHSALSAPKKREGYVSILKGDAQVVLGTRSAILAPFDFDLVILDEEHDTSFKQQDPAPRYHTREMAFHLAYKYGALVVLGSATPCLETFYNAQAKNLKIVTLKERATQAPLPKVQIVDMGKMRQQKGILLSPTLREALTDCIEKGDQAIILMNRRGFSKMRVCTECGETLYCKHCHIPLVYHKQYRSLMCHYCAALYPVNTPCSACGAETYEFVGGAIEMLEDEIKEWIPNAKVIRMDRDTTQNVGASEKILDAFRNREYNILIGTQMVAKGHDFPGVQLVGVVGADSGLGIPDFRSTERLFQLLSQTAGRAGRAGGEGQVLIQTLKPSEPIMQFAVNHDYNGFANKEMEDRRAAFYPPFCKLVEISCGSRDEDLLRHTVERLEALLRANKNLMVLGPVDAFVPVVQNVHWAKLYIKTQDLAPVRKVLYPIINAPKPWVQNIEIKVEIE from the coding sequence GTGACAAAACGAATCCCAAAACTTAGCGCCCCGGAAGAGGTACACCAGAAAATCAAGTCCGAATTGTTAACGGATTTTTGCGAAGTGTACATTCCCATGGCTCCCGATGTATACACCTACGGAGTGCCCGCAGGCTATCGTCTTACGCGCGGAGACGTTGTATGGGTTCAGTTTGCCACCCGTAAAAAGCCGGCCCTCGCCGTAGTTTCCAAAGTCCACCAGGACCGCCCCAAGTTTGACGTGCGCCCCGCTTACCCGCACCAGTCCGGCTACCGTTTTAGCGAACGTTATATGGAAATGCTCGAATGGACGGCGCGGTATTACATTAGCACACCAATGAAGGCGCTGTTCGTCTTCTGGCCGAGCGACTTCGAAAAGTACCTGGATGCATTGGCCTTTACAAAGGGGGAAGCCTCCCCCTCGCATGAGCCCCAAGGGTCTCCCGCTACCCCCTCTGCGGGGAGCCACCCCGCAACGCCCCCGAACGCTCAGGCACTGACGTTAGAACAAACTAACGCATTCAACACACTCTGCGAAGAACTGAACAAGACCGGTTTCCGCGGCGTATTGCTTCACGGCGTCACAGGCTCGGGCAAGACACGCGTTTACCAAGAGCTCGCCCTTGAGGCGCTCAAGCAGAACAAAAAAGTTTTAATACTCGTGCCCGAAATCGGGCTCACGCCGCAAACGCGCAAGCGCTTCGAAGATTTTCTGCAAGTCCCGATTGTGGTTTTGCATTCGGCACTTTCGGCGCCCAAGAAGCGCGAAGGTTACGTCTCGATTTTGAAGGGCGACGCGCAAGTGGTTCTCGGCACCCGCAGCGCCATTCTTGCGCCGTTCGATTTTGACCTCGTGATTCTCGACGAAGAGCACGACACCTCTTTCAAACAGCAGGATCCGGCACCGCGCTATCACACTCGCGAAATGGCTTTCCATTTGGCGTACAAGTACGGCGCCCTCGTGGTTCTCGGGAGTGCAACGCCTTGCCTCGAGACATTCTATAACGCGCAAGCGAAAAACTTAAAGATTGTCACACTCAAGGAACGCGCCACACAGGCGCCGCTTCCGAAGGTGCAAATCGTAGACATGGGCAAGATGCGCCAGCAAAAGGGAATTCTCCTATCACCCACCCTGCGCGAGGCGTTGACCGATTGCATCGAGAAGGGCGACCAAGCGATTATCCTCATGAACCGCCGCGGTTTTTCAAAGATGCGCGTGTGTACCGAATGCGGCGAAACGCTTTACTGCAAGCATTGCCACATTCCGCTCGTATACCACAAACAATACCGCTCGCTCATGTGTCACTACTGCGCCGCCCTTTACCCGGTGAACACACCGTGTAGCGCCTGCGGCGCCGAAACTTACGAGTTCGTGGGCGGCGCGATCGAGATGCTCGAAGACGAAATCAAGGAATGGATTCCGAATGCGAAAGTGATTCGCATGGACCGCGACACCACCCAGAACGTGGGCGCCAGCGAAAAGATTCTCGACGCGTTCCGCAACCGCGAATACAATATCCTAATCGGAACGCAGATGGTCGCCAAGGGCCACGACTTTCCGGGTGTGCAACTCGTCGGGGTCGTTGGCGCCGATAGCGGGCTTGGCATTCCCGATTTCCGCTCTACCGAAAGGCTATTCCAACTGCTCAGCCAGACCGCAGGGCGCGCGGGTCGTGCCGGCGGCGAAGGCCAAGTACTCATTCAGACGCTCAAGCCCAGCGAACCCATTATGCAGTTCGCTGTGAATCACGACTACAACGGATTCGCGAATAAAGAAATGGAAGACCGGCGCGCCGCCTTCTACCCGCCCTTCTGCAAGCTCGTCGAAATCAGCTGCGGAAGCCGCGACGAAGATTTGTTGCGCCATACCGTCGAACGGCTCGAAGCCCTTCTCCGTGCAAACAAGAATCTCATGGTGCTCGGCCCTGTGGACGCCTTCGTGCCCGTCGTACAAAACGTACATTGGGCAAAGCTCTACATCAAGACACAAGACCTCGCCCCCGTCCGCAAAGTTCTGTACCCCATCATAAATGCACCCAAGCCCTGGGTGCAAAACATAGAGATTAAGGTGGAAATCGAATAA
- a CDS encoding NPCBM/NEW2 domain-containing protein produces MKAFINGLLKNLAHPGTIIGLVVSIAIPFLIYLGPNIGHKDTIKNLDLYLPLPLFVIQLIAGIVIFALLHKDFREWLKGILPEKKISILMLAFTAAITIFAGTQIEARHRVQSDESVFMSVAQNMYYNQESGTCNQGFFEDGKLTCVGKSNSFKTKGLAFLYLLGMPLLGNDLHWIFHMELLMLPLAVLLMFLAIVAWTRMPLLAFFAALLTALQPTVLFQFRAMSVEPLYIFLSALSLLIFKWAYDRNTLKHWALLALVLAFFAQTRQETVFCLLAFIIFALPKLLDSKGPKAPTFFVTLSLFSVPALLTISYFQGFGFQGGEFEAHGHFFEDLARNWTEMTKPLTQNGELENPFLTYFNYLFAIGAIYLVARAIWGAKKKEYFYLEILAFLLLYHIQTYVILENVSGDFSIQINQRYSLVMLPSMAFVGALPVAHLIQLLIGSMSGKNDKQNAMTAALVTLVAGLIFTGWTFHYKEDFNKNIMYNRNHLTIEEHEILGWLAEQPKKERMFIYGRPWHFIGYGVSSIHYDRARQMSALDLKKLIDKYQGEVYYIRGLDCWDSQTYHKKAVEHRIATTCDVFERDMDLEGVKNILITNNYWVQIAKFNGRKEFNPQNIIAVRDLEFVEAAQGDTLEAKPALRYGISLNEQSGITRDWDYIVIANGDTIAHATYIPGSIGGRISEDKLLPGYNQMEFVVQNRENGKIMADVPRFYFNKANGAVQLTEMPFVSHKQAWGKLRKNASLDGNTFKVGGKLYSEGFGTHASSETVFNIEGKFKTFKMGYGLDEESLCSDGVQLQIIADGNVIHDSGRFALGNLKTAEVNVENVQTLIIRTNSFEDMDCDHVDIINPALIP; encoded by the coding sequence ATGAAAGCTTTCATCAATGGACTTTTAAAGAATCTCGCCCACCCGGGAACCATTATCGGTCTTGTTGTCTCTATCGCGATACCGTTCCTGATTTACCTGGGCCCCAATATCGGACATAAAGATACCATCAAGAATTTGGATCTTTACCTGCCGCTCCCGCTTTTTGTAATACAATTAATTGCAGGCATCGTCATTTTCGCCCTTTTGCACAAGGATTTTCGCGAATGGCTCAAGGGTATTCTGCCCGAAAAGAAGATTTCGATTTTGATGCTTGCCTTTACCGCCGCGATTACGATTTTCGCCGGTACCCAGATTGAAGCCCGCCACCGCGTTCAAAGCGACGAAAGCGTGTTCATGTCGGTCGCCCAGAACATGTATTACAACCAGGAATCGGGCACCTGCAACCAGGGATTCTTCGAAGACGGCAAGCTGACTTGCGTCGGCAAGTCGAACAGCTTCAAGACCAAGGGCCTCGCCTTCCTTTACTTGCTCGGCATGCCGCTCTTGGGTAACGACCTGCACTGGATTTTCCACATGGAGCTCCTGATGCTCCCGCTCGCGGTGCTCCTGATGTTCCTTGCGATTGTCGCCTGGACAAGAATGCCCTTGCTCGCCTTCTTTGCCGCCCTTTTGACAGCGCTCCAGCCCACGGTGCTTTTCCAGTTCCGCGCCATGTCGGTGGAACCGCTCTACATTTTTCTTTCAGCCCTTTCGCTGTTGATTTTCAAGTGGGCTTACGACCGCAACACCCTTAAGCATTGGGCATTGTTGGCACTCGTTCTTGCCTTCTTTGCGCAGACCCGCCAAGAAACAGTCTTCTGCCTGCTTGCCTTCATTATTTTCGCCCTCCCCAAGCTTTTGGACAGCAAGGGCCCCAAGGCTCCGACATTCTTTGTTACCCTTTCGCTATTCTCGGTTCCGGCACTGCTCACCATCAGTTACTTCCAGGGTTTTGGATTCCAGGGTGGCGAATTCGAAGCCCACGGGCATTTCTTTGAAGACCTCGCCCGCAACTGGACCGAAATGACCAAGCCGCTGACCCAAAACGGCGAACTTGAAAATCCATTCCTCACCTATTTCAACTACCTGTTCGCCATTGGCGCCATTTACCTGGTAGCACGCGCCATCTGGGGCGCCAAGAAAAAGGAATACTTCTACCTCGAAATTCTCGCTTTCTTGCTCTTGTACCACATTCAGACTTATGTGATTCTCGAAAACGTCTCGGGCGATTTCAGCATTCAGATTAACCAGCGTTACAGCCTGGTCATGCTGCCGTCGATGGCATTTGTCGGCGCCCTGCCGGTCGCACACCTGATTCAACTGCTGATTGGTTCAATGAGCGGTAAAAACGACAAGCAGAATGCAATGACCGCAGCTCTGGTTACGCTTGTCGCAGGCCTTATCTTTACCGGTTGGACCTTCCACTACAAGGAAGACTTCAACAAGAACATCATGTACAACCGCAACCACCTGACCATCGAAGAACACGAGATTTTGGGTTGGCTTGCAGAGCAACCGAAAAAAGAACGCATGTTCATTTACGGTCGCCCCTGGCATTTTATCGGTTACGGTGTATCGTCTATTCATTACGACCGCGCACGCCAAATGAGCGCTCTTGACCTCAAGAAACTCATCGACAAGTATCAAGGCGAAGTCTACTACATTCGCGGGCTCGACTGCTGGGACAGCCAGACCTACCACAAGAAGGCGGTGGAACACCGTATTGCCACCACCTGCGACGTATTCGAACGCGATATGGACCTGGAAGGCGTCAAGAACATCTTGATTACCAACAACTACTGGGTACAAATCGCCAAGTTCAACGGTCGCAAAGAATTCAACCCGCAAAACATTATTGCCGTACGCGACTTGGAATTTGTTGAAGCCGCCCAAGGCGACACTCTTGAAGCAAAGCCAGCCCTTCGCTACGGCATCAGCCTGAATGAACAATCGGGCATCACAAGAGACTGGGACTATATCGTGATTGCAAACGGCGACACGATTGCCCACGCCACGTACATTCCCGGAAGCATTGGCGGACGAATCAGCGAAGACAAATTGCTGCCCGGCTACAACCAAATGGAATTCGTGGTACAGAACCGCGAAAACGGGAAAATCATGGCAGACGTTCCCAGGTTCTATTTCAACAAGGCAAACGGAGCTGTGCAACTGACGGAAATGCCCTTCGTAAGTCACAAGCAGGCTTGGGGCAAGCTCCGCAAGAACGCCTCGCTCGACGGCAACACATTCAAGGTCGGCGGCAAGCTCTACAGCGAAGGCTTTGGCACGCACGCCTCTTCCGAAACCGTATTTAATATCGAAGGCAAGTTCAAGACGTTCAAGATGGGCTACGGCCTCGACGAAGAATCGCTCTGCAGCGACGGCGTGCAATTGCAAATCATCGCCGACGGCAACGTGATTCACGACAGCGGTCGATTCGCACTCGGCAATTTAAAGACCGCCGAAGTGAACGTCGAAAACGTTCAGACGCTCATCATCAGGACAAACTCTTTCGAAGACATGGACTGCGACCACGTCGATATCATCAACCCCGCGCTTATCCCTTAG